The genome window GACATAAAGAGAAGAATGGATTCTCTTGAAATGGATGAAAGCGAAAAGGCACAACGACTTGATTTTCTCAGGTTTCAGATAGCTGAAATTTCCTCCGCCAAGCTTTCCGTCGGTGAAGAAGAGAGTCTGTTAGAGGAAAAAAATCGTATTCAGAACTTTGAAAAAATTTCAGAATCTGCTCAAACGGCGTACCTTGCACTTTACGGCTCGGATAAAAAAAGTGCATACAGCTGTATAAACACTGCCATAGAGAGTATTGATGATTTGTCGGACATAATTCCTTCACTTTCGGAAGACAGCGAAAAGCTTACCGAGTATCTGTACGAAATAAGAGATATTGCAGAAAAAGTAATTGCTTTTAAGCCTGATTTGAATGATGACCCCACCAAGCTTTTGGATGATATAGAAGAACGACTTGATCTTATATATCGCCTGAAGAAAAAATACGCTCTTCCGGTTGCCGGTATAATGGAGCATTTTGGAAGAATTCAGCAGGAAATGAATGATATAGAACTCTCGGCTGAAAACATCGAAAAGCTTCACCTTGAATATTCTGAGCAAAAGAAGAAAGTGCTTTCTGTAGCCGGTGAACTCACAAAAAAGAGAAAAAGCGCGGCACTTGAAATTGAAAAAAAGATAAAGGAACAGCTTGTGTTTCTCGATATGCCGGGTGTGATTTTTAAGGTGGATTTGAGACCGATTGCGCAAGATGGTTTCGGTGATAACGGTGCTGATGAAATTGAGTTCATGATTTCAACTAACATTGGCGAGCCGCTTAAGTCCATGGCAAAAATAGCATCAGGCGGTGAGCTTTCGCGAATAATGCTTGCGATAAAGAGCGTTCTTGCTTTAAATGATGATATACCTACCGTGATATTTGATGAGATTGACACGGGAATTTCGGGTAAAACTTCTCATAAGGTTGGCATAAATCTTAAAAAACTCGCAGATTCCATGCAGGTGTTTTGCGTTACGCATTCCGCTCAGGTTGCTTCTCTTGCAACAAATCACTATAAAATAGAAAAGCTTCTTACTGACGGACGGATGCAAACACATGTGAAAGAGCTGTGCGATGCAGAACGTGAAAATGAAATTGCACGCATACTTGGTGGTATAGATGTGACAGAATCTGTTATTGCGACTGCAAGAGAACTTATAGAACAAGGAAAAAAATATTAATTTATCAGAGAGGTTAAATATAATGGGAATTTACGAAGAATTACAGGCTCGCGGCCTTATAGCTCAGGTAACTGACGAGAAGGAAATACGCGACCTTATTAACAACGGCGGAGCACGCTTTTATATCGGTTTTGATCCTACCGCCGATTCACTGCATGTAGGTCACTTTATGGCACTTTGCCTTATGAAGCGTTTGCAAATGGCAGGTAACAAACCTGTTGTACTTATCGGTGGTGGTACCGGATACATCGGCGACCCCTCAGGACGAAGTGATATGCGTTCCATGATGACGCCTGAAACCATTCAGCATAACTGTGACTGCTTCAGAAAGCAGATGGAACGTTTCATCGAATTCGGCGAAGATAAGGCGATCATGGTAAATAATGCCGATTGGCTTCTGAAGCTCAACTATATTGAGCTTTTACGCGATGTAGGTGCATGCTTCTCGGTTAATAACATGCTTCGTGCTGAATGCTATAAGCAGAGAATGGAAAAAGGGCTCAGCTTCCTTGAATTTAACTACATGATCATGCAATCCTATGATTTCTATCATCTCAATAATGAATATGGTTGTAACATGCAGTTTGGCGGCGATGACCAGTGGTCCAACATGCTCTTCGGTGCAGAGCTTATCCGCAAAAAGACCGGCAAGGACGCATATGCCATGACTGTTACTCTTCTTCTTAACAGTGAAGGTAAGAAGATGGGTAAAACCGCTAAAGGTGCTGTATGGCTTGAC of Oscillospiraceae bacterium contains these proteins:
- the recN gene encoding DNA repair protein RecN, producing the protein MLSSVHIENIALISKLDVDFTDGFTAFTGETGAGKSILIDSINMVSGARMNKDIIRTGTDSCVVSAVFSDISASAAKKIEEYGISVDDDNMLMVQRSMTLDGKSVSKVNGRTVPQSVLKNICSVLINIYGQHEFYSLTDASGHIEYVDGFADCEALKNEYRRQYETLCDIKRRMDSLEMDESEKAQRLDFLRFQIAEISSAKLSVGEEESLLEEKNRIQNFEKISESAQTAYLALYGSDKKSAYSCINTAIESIDDLSDIIPSLSEDSEKLTEYLYEIRDIAEKVIAFKPDLNDDPTKLLDDIEERLDLIYRLKKKYALPVAGIMEHFGRIQQEMNDIELSAENIEKLHLEYSEQKKKVLSVAGELTKKRKSAALEIEKKIKEQLVFLDMPGVIFKVDLRPIAQDGFGDNGADEIEFMISTNIGEPLKSMAKIASGGELSRIMLAIKSVLALNDDIPTVIFDEIDTGISGKTSHKVGINLKKLADSMQVFCVTHSAQVASLATNHYKIEKLLTDGRMQTHVKELCDAERENEIARILGGIDVTESVIATARELIEQGKKY
- a CDS encoding tyrosine--tRNA ligase, which encodes MGIYEELQARGLIAQVTDEKEIRDLINNGGARFYIGFDPTADSLHVGHFMALCLMKRLQMAGNKPVVLIGGGTGYIGDPSGRSDMRSMMTPETIQHNCDCFRKQMERFIEFGEDKAIMVNNADWLLKLNYIELLRDVGACFSVNNMLRAECYKQRMEKGLSFLEFNYMIMQSYDFYHLNNEYGCNMQFGGDDQWSNMLFGAELIRKKTGKDAYAMTVTLLLNSEGKKMGKTAKGAVWLDPEKTSPYEFFQYWRNVNDADVIKCMKMLTFMSLEEIAQYENAQGSEINKAKEVLAYELTKLVHGAEEADKALAAARALFENGGISEDMPTTELTQDDFVDGAVRVTDILVKAKLAPSKGEAKRLITQGGIAVNDKKVETFDAVITEAEFDGDVIIKKGKKIYHKIVKA